The following are encoded in a window of Acropora muricata isolate sample 2 chromosome 6, ASM3666990v1, whole genome shotgun sequence genomic DNA:
- the LOC136919770 gene encoding zinc metalloproteinase nas-4-like isoform X1, producing MKCLEIFLGFVLLSQTGLMCKSMAVFSSKARYISLERYGSEQTRSAVRYRGYLWPANYDSRGEVVEVSIPYTVKTGGWFTGLGEEDKKMIQEAAGVIAKHTCIRFVERADQDDYIEFYEDRRSHCESYIGRKGGKQLLSLGRGCKNRGKVTHELMHALGFFHEHTRPDRDKFVKILWENIKTEHVKEFEMRKKGESTSLGQPYDFQSIMHYSNKAFSRNGGDTIQSKADPTMKLGNENSLSAVDVLQINLLYRCPEALKQVENYEVTVYTGNAFMAGTDARIYVELFGESRNSGEVELAGKKSAFARGSVNTFNIVSPNLKHLVKLTIRHDNSGFAPGWFVRKIDVYNSKEKVGFSFLCSCWIRGSNNTRTLTPFTTLP from the exons ATGAAGTGTTTAGAGATATTCTTAGGATTTGTTTTACTCTCCCAAACTGGACTAATGTGTAAATCTATGGCGG TTTTCTCTTCAAAAGCACGGTACATATCCCTCGAAAGGTACGGTTCAGAGCAAACGCGAAGTGCAGTGCGCTACCGTGGGTATCTCTGGCCAGCGAACTATGACAGTCGAGGTGAGGTCGTTGAAGTCTCCATTCCTTACACAGTCAAAACTGGAGGCTGGTTTACTGGACTCG GTGAGGAGGATAAGAAAATGATACAAGAAGCAGCTGGTGTCATCGCGAAACATACCTGCATTCGCTTCGTGGAAAGGGCTGATCAGGACGACTACATCGAGTTCTACGAAGATAGGAG AAGTCACTGTGAGTCCTACATCGGGAGAAAAGGCGGGAAACAGTTGTTGTCGCTGGGGAGAGGCTGTAAGAACAGAGGCAAGGTGACGCACGAACTTATGCACGCTCTAGGATTTTTCCACGAGCACACGAGACCGGATAGAGACAAGTTTGTGAAAATCTTGTGGGAGAACATCAAAACTG AACACGTGAAAGAATTTGAAATGCGGAAAAAAGGCGAGTCTACCTCACTTGGCCAACCCTACGACTTTCAATCCATCATGCATTATTCGAACAAAGCGTTTAGCAGGAATGGAGGTGATACGATCCAATCTAAGGCCGATCCCACCATGAAGCTTGGTAATGAGAACTCCCTATCTGCGGTAGATGTGCTGCAAATCAATCTTTTGTATAGATGTCCAGAGGCTCTCAAACAAG TTGAAAATTACGAAGTGACTGTTTACACGGGGAATGCTTTTATGGCGGGGACTGATGCCAGAATATATGTCGAGCTGTTCGGTGAATCGCGAAACTCAGGAGAAGTTGAACTGGCTGGAAAGAAGAGCGCATTTGCCAGAGGCAG tGTGAATACGTTCAATATTGTTTCACCAAACTTGAAACATCTTGTCAAGCTCACAATAAGGCATGACAACAGTGGATTTGCCCCTGGATGGTTTGTTAGAAAG ATTGACGTTTACAACAGTAAAGAGAAAGtgggtttttcatttttatgttCCTGTTGGATCCGAGGAAGTAATAACACAAGAACGCTGACCCCTTTCACCACCTTACCTTAA
- the LOC136919770 gene encoding zinc metalloproteinase nas-4-like isoform X2 translates to MKCLEIFLGFVLLSQTGLMCKSMAARYISLERYGSEQTRSAVRYRGYLWPANYDSRGEVVEVSIPYTVKTGGWFTGLGEEDKKMIQEAAGVIAKHTCIRFVERADQDDYIEFYEDRRSHCESYIGRKGGKQLLSLGRGCKNRGKVTHELMHALGFFHEHTRPDRDKFVKILWENIKTEHVKEFEMRKKGESTSLGQPYDFQSIMHYSNKAFSRNGGDTIQSKADPTMKLGNENSLSAVDVLQINLLYRCPEALKQVENYEVTVYTGNAFMAGTDARIYVELFGESRNSGEVELAGKKSAFARGSVNTFNIVSPNLKHLVKLTIRHDNSGFAPGWFVRKIDVYNSKEKVGFSFLCSCWIRGSNNTRTLTPFTTLP, encoded by the exons ATGAAGTGTTTAGAGATATTCTTAGGATTTGTTTTACTCTCCCAAACTGGACTAATGTGTAAATCTATGGCGG CACGGTACATATCCCTCGAAAGGTACGGTTCAGAGCAAACGCGAAGTGCAGTGCGCTACCGTGGGTATCTCTGGCCAGCGAACTATGACAGTCGAGGTGAGGTCGTTGAAGTCTCCATTCCTTACACAGTCAAAACTGGAGGCTGGTTTACTGGACTCG GTGAGGAGGATAAGAAAATGATACAAGAAGCAGCTGGTGTCATCGCGAAACATACCTGCATTCGCTTCGTGGAAAGGGCTGATCAGGACGACTACATCGAGTTCTACGAAGATAGGAG AAGTCACTGTGAGTCCTACATCGGGAGAAAAGGCGGGAAACAGTTGTTGTCGCTGGGGAGAGGCTGTAAGAACAGAGGCAAGGTGACGCACGAACTTATGCACGCTCTAGGATTTTTCCACGAGCACACGAGACCGGATAGAGACAAGTTTGTGAAAATCTTGTGGGAGAACATCAAAACTG AACACGTGAAAGAATTTGAAATGCGGAAAAAAGGCGAGTCTACCTCACTTGGCCAACCCTACGACTTTCAATCCATCATGCATTATTCGAACAAAGCGTTTAGCAGGAATGGAGGTGATACGATCCAATCTAAGGCCGATCCCACCATGAAGCTTGGTAATGAGAACTCCCTATCTGCGGTAGATGTGCTGCAAATCAATCTTTTGTATAGATGTCCAGAGGCTCTCAAACAAG TTGAAAATTACGAAGTGACTGTTTACACGGGGAATGCTTTTATGGCGGGGACTGATGCCAGAATATATGTCGAGCTGTTCGGTGAATCGCGAAACTCAGGAGAAGTTGAACTGGCTGGAAAGAAGAGCGCATTTGCCAGAGGCAG tGTGAATACGTTCAATATTGTTTCACCAAACTTGAAACATCTTGTCAAGCTCACAATAAGGCATGACAACAGTGGATTTGCCCCTGGATGGTTTGTTAGAAAG ATTGACGTTTACAACAGTAAAGAGAAAGtgggtttttcatttttatgttCCTGTTGGATCCGAGGAAGTAATAACACAAGAACGCTGACCCCTTTCACCACCTTACCTTAA
- the LOC136919773 gene encoding ubiquitin thioesterase OTU1-like isoform X4, whose product MHREVLLSGFPPKQLLWKTKDDLLSSVDIRSGDTLIIEEDKCAPMVLIDSYKKSLCGAALGKITRKVVPADNSCLFSSVSYVMLGNISYASELRNLIAQCVSGDPLTYNPVFLGGSNSDYCNWILDKEHWGGAIELSILSKHYQAEIAVVDTESGRVDRFGEGSGYSNCVYLVYDGIHYDPLAVHSPSDPSNPLQTVFPVGDVTRLTEALEIAAAAKKRRQFTNLSQFSVRCLVCNTLLSGQQATQAHAVSTGHTNFGEV is encoded by the exons ATGCACAGAGAAGTAC TTCTTTCAGGTTTTCCACCGAAACAATTGCTGTGGAAAACTAAAGATGATTTACTCTCCTCCGTGGACATTAGGTCAGGAGACACACTGATCATTGAAGAAGATAAGTGTGCACCCATGGTACTTATTGACAGCTACAAGAAATCTCTATGTGGAGCAGCACTTGGAAAAATAACCAGAAa GGTTGTACCAGCTGATAACTCCTGTCTGTTCTCAAGTGTAAG TTATGTCATGCTTGGTAACATATCATATGCGTCAGAGTTAAGGAATCTTATTGCTCAGTGTGTCTCAGGAGATCCTCTGACATACAACCCTGTGTTTCTTGGTGGCAGTAACTCAGACTACTGCAATTGGATACTTGATAAGGAGCATTGGGGAG GTGCAATTGAATTATCAATACTCAGCAAGCACTACCAAGCAGAGATTGCTGTTGTTGATACTGAATCTGGCAGAGTTGATAGATTTG GTGAAGGCAGTGGATACAGCAACTGTGTATACCTGGTGTATGATGGAATACATTATGACCCACTTGCTGTACATAGCCCCAGTGACCCAAGCAACCCTTTACAAACCGTCTTCCCTGTGGGAGATGTTACGCGGCTAACGGAAGCACTGGAAATTGCCGCAGCTGCTAAGAAG AGACGCCAGTTCACAAACTTGTCCCAGTTCTCTGTCCGTTGTCTTGTTTGTAACACACTGCTGTCAGGGCAACAGGCAACGCAGGCGCATGCAGTTTCCACTGGTCACACTAACTTTGGAGAGGTATGA
- the LOC136919773 gene encoding ubiquitin thioesterase OTU1-like isoform X2, with translation MAPLVLRCQYKGGRRNNLEGLLSSSTVADLLEKIWLMTEVPPHAQRILSGFPPKQLLWKTKDDLLSSVDIRSGDTLIIEEDKCAPMVLIDSYKKSLCGAALGKITRKVVPADNSCLFSSVSYVMLGNISYASELRNLIAQCVSGDPLTYNPVFLGGSNSDYCNWILDKEHWGGAIELSILSKHYQAEIAVVDTESGRVDRFGEGSGYSNCVYLVYDGIHYDPLAVHSPSDPSNPLQTVFPVGDVTRLTEALEIAAAAKKRRQFTNLSQFSVRCLVCNTLLSGQQATQAHAVSTGHTNFGEV, from the exons ATGGCACCTTTG GTTTTAAGATGCCAGTACAAAGGAGGAAGAAGAAACAACCTTGAAGGACTTCTGAGCAGCTCCACTGTTGCCGATCTACTCGAAAAGATCTGGTTAATGACAGAAGTCCCACCTCATGCACAGAGAA TTCTTTCAGGTTTTCCACCGAAACAATTGCTGTGGAAAACTAAAGATGATTTACTCTCCTCCGTGGACATTAGGTCAGGAGACACACTGATCATTGAAGAAGATAAGTGTGCACCCATGGTACTTATTGACAGCTACAAGAAATCTCTATGTGGAGCAGCACTTGGAAAAATAACCAGAAa GGTTGTACCAGCTGATAACTCCTGTCTGTTCTCAAGTGTAAG TTATGTCATGCTTGGTAACATATCATATGCGTCAGAGTTAAGGAATCTTATTGCTCAGTGTGTCTCAGGAGATCCTCTGACATACAACCCTGTGTTTCTTGGTGGCAGTAACTCAGACTACTGCAATTGGATACTTGATAAGGAGCATTGGGGAG GTGCAATTGAATTATCAATACTCAGCAAGCACTACCAAGCAGAGATTGCTGTTGTTGATACTGAATCTGGCAGAGTTGATAGATTTG GTGAAGGCAGTGGATACAGCAACTGTGTATACCTGGTGTATGATGGAATACATTATGACCCACTTGCTGTACATAGCCCCAGTGACCCAAGCAACCCTTTACAAACCGTCTTCCCTGTGGGAGATGTTACGCGGCTAACGGAAGCACTGGAAATTGCCGCAGCTGCTAAGAAG AGACGCCAGTTCACAAACTTGTCCCAGTTCTCTGTCCGTTGTCTTGTTTGTAACACACTGCTGTCAGGGCAACAGGCAACGCAGGCGCATGCAGTTTCCACTGGTCACACTAACTTTGGAGAGGTATGA
- the LOC136919773 gene encoding ubiquitin thioesterase OTU1-like isoform X3: MAPLVLRCQYKGGRRNNLEGLLSSSTVADLLEKIWLMTEVPPHAQRSTSGDTLIIEEDKCAPMVLIDSYKKSLCGAALGKITRKVVPADNSCLFSSVSYVMLGNISYASELRNLIAQCVSGDPLTYNPVFLGGSNSDYCNWILDKEHWGGAIELSILSKHYQAEIAVVDTESGRVDRFGEGSGYSNCVYLVYDGIHYDPLAVHSPSDPSNPLQTVFPVGDVTRLTEALEIAAAAKKRRQFTNLSQFSVRCLVCNTLLSGQQATQAHAVSTGHTNFGEV, from the exons ATGGCACCTTTG GTTTTAAGATGCCAGTACAAAGGAGGAAGAAGAAACAACCTTGAAGGACTTCTGAGCAGCTCCACTGTTGCCGATCTACTCGAAAAGATCTGGTTAATGACAGAAGTCCCACCTCATGCACAGAGAAGTAC GTCAGGAGACACACTGATCATTGAAGAAGATAAGTGTGCACCCATGGTACTTATTGACAGCTACAAGAAATCTCTATGTGGAGCAGCACTTGGAAAAATAACCAGAAa GGTTGTACCAGCTGATAACTCCTGTCTGTTCTCAAGTGTAAG TTATGTCATGCTTGGTAACATATCATATGCGTCAGAGTTAAGGAATCTTATTGCTCAGTGTGTCTCAGGAGATCCTCTGACATACAACCCTGTGTTTCTTGGTGGCAGTAACTCAGACTACTGCAATTGGATACTTGATAAGGAGCATTGGGGAG GTGCAATTGAATTATCAATACTCAGCAAGCACTACCAAGCAGAGATTGCTGTTGTTGATACTGAATCTGGCAGAGTTGATAGATTTG GTGAAGGCAGTGGATACAGCAACTGTGTATACCTGGTGTATGATGGAATACATTATGACCCACTTGCTGTACATAGCCCCAGTGACCCAAGCAACCCTTTACAAACCGTCTTCCCTGTGGGAGATGTTACGCGGCTAACGGAAGCACTGGAAATTGCCGCAGCTGCTAAGAAG AGACGCCAGTTCACAAACTTGTCCCAGTTCTCTGTCCGTTGTCTTGTTTGTAACACACTGCTGTCAGGGCAACAGGCAACGCAGGCGCATGCAGTTTCCACTGGTCACACTAACTTTGGAGAGGTATGA
- the LOC136919773 gene encoding ubiquitin thioesterase OTU1-like isoform X1: MAPLVLRCQYKGGRRNNLEGLLSSSTVADLLEKIWLMTEVPPHAQRSTYVFTAVFFLSGFPPKQLLWKTKDDLLSSVDIRSGDTLIIEEDKCAPMVLIDSYKKSLCGAALGKITRKVVPADNSCLFSSVSYVMLGNISYASELRNLIAQCVSGDPLTYNPVFLGGSNSDYCNWILDKEHWGGAIELSILSKHYQAEIAVVDTESGRVDRFGEGSGYSNCVYLVYDGIHYDPLAVHSPSDPSNPLQTVFPVGDVTRLTEALEIAAAAKKRRQFTNLSQFSVRCLVCNTLLSGQQATQAHAVSTGHTNFGEV, encoded by the exons ATGGCACCTTTG GTTTTAAGATGCCAGTACAAAGGAGGAAGAAGAAACAACCTTGAAGGACTTCTGAGCAGCTCCACTGTTGCCGATCTACTCGAAAAGATCTGGTTAATGACAGAAGTCCCACCTCATGCACAGAGAAGTACGTACGTATTTACCGCAGTATTTT TTCTTTCAGGTTTTCCACCGAAACAATTGCTGTGGAAAACTAAAGATGATTTACTCTCCTCCGTGGACATTAGGTCAGGAGACACACTGATCATTGAAGAAGATAAGTGTGCACCCATGGTACTTATTGACAGCTACAAGAAATCTCTATGTGGAGCAGCACTTGGAAAAATAACCAGAAa GGTTGTACCAGCTGATAACTCCTGTCTGTTCTCAAGTGTAAG TTATGTCATGCTTGGTAACATATCATATGCGTCAGAGTTAAGGAATCTTATTGCTCAGTGTGTCTCAGGAGATCCTCTGACATACAACCCTGTGTTTCTTGGTGGCAGTAACTCAGACTACTGCAATTGGATACTTGATAAGGAGCATTGGGGAG GTGCAATTGAATTATCAATACTCAGCAAGCACTACCAAGCAGAGATTGCTGTTGTTGATACTGAATCTGGCAGAGTTGATAGATTTG GTGAAGGCAGTGGATACAGCAACTGTGTATACCTGGTGTATGATGGAATACATTATGACCCACTTGCTGTACATAGCCCCAGTGACCCAAGCAACCCTTTACAAACCGTCTTCCCTGTGGGAGATGTTACGCGGCTAACGGAAGCACTGGAAATTGCCGCAGCTGCTAAGAAG AGACGCCAGTTCACAAACTTGTCCCAGTTCTCTGTCCGTTGTCTTGTTTGTAACACACTGCTGTCAGGGCAACAGGCAACGCAGGCGCATGCAGTTTCCACTGGTCACACTAACTTTGGAGAGGTATGA